The genome window TCACTCCACACTGTGTTATGCAATACCCACCAGCTTAAAGCTCCAATAACTTACTGTACGACCTCACAGGTGCTGTCAGTTATTGGCCTGATTAGACCTATTCTCAGGACTACATAGGTGTGTGCACACGGAGCTTCACTGATACCATTTCCAcgctcttattttattttttgcacctGTTAGTGCTTTAGTTTTTAGCATTCTGCATAACGTTAACCCTCCTTAGCTTCAAACTGAGTAGCTAAAGGTCTAATGAGTCAGAATAActtagtaatagtagtagtagtacgCTGTCAGTCCAGTTTTAGGGTGAATTCTTTCCTTAAAGCTAACACTTGTAAGCTAGGTCACGTCTCTCTccatttttaaacagaaaagcaaacaacacCCCAACTTGAATCGTGCTTTTAGGTGTCTGGACCTCTGCACAGCTCGTAACAATCATCGAACCTGTAGGCTTTTCATTTAATAACGTTAACTGGGTTCATGTTAACGCTGGCTGTCGGATATCACAGAGGCTAACTTTAGCTTATCTAATGCTACTCACTTCAAGTGATCCAACGAGTGGATGTTTTTCGTTTTCCCCTGTCCTCCAACCCAGCTCCGTGACCGGCTAAACATTGTTGCGGGTTTAAGGAGGCTGATGTTTTTTGCAGGTGCGTTATTTCGCTAAGGTTAATGTCTACCCATTACACCCACTTTCTAATACAGATAGCTACTTAGCAAACAGAAGGTGATAGGCGGAGATAGCAGTGCTAGCAACGGATCATTACGGTATCGGCTATGCTTGATGAGGGTTGTTgggagttgttgttttttcacgACAATGGACACTTACGGCAATCGAGagaaaggagggaaaaaaactACAAAGCTAACTTCCTATGTCGGCAGTGACGATTAAATCACGCGACATGTTCTGCGAGGGAGGGGGCGTGTTTTGATTGACACCTAAAAGACCAATCACAGCGGAGCCTGCCAAGCGTGGAGCCAATCACATAGCGAGGTTTCAGGTGTCGCTTTGCGATCATAACTGTTTTGATGTAGTTGACAAGAATGTCACAAGGAGCAATTTAGCCGCAGAAACATCGCCAGGAGGGtgtatttacaaatgtttcCCGTTTCCCGGTATGGATGTGTATACGAGAAAACTCCAAGGCTCTGCTTGTAGTATTGTTTGTGTATGATAGTGTGGCATGCTACTGTTTTTAGCCCTAGCCAAAGGGAATGGCGTGAATTCCGCAAACCCACGAAACCAATGTCAAGAATGCGTCAAGCTAGCTAACATGATATTTTGATACTGTTCGCTGGTTATTATTAGCTATGAGCTCAGCGCACTGCAGTCAAAACGCTTTTCCTGTCGTTGTGTTTTGGATCCTAAAGATAAAAGCTGCTTCTTAGCTGCCTCTCAGCCGCCGTTTGCAGGACGGGACGAGCCGAAATGGACGCCCCATCACCCCAGACAGATTTCTAGCGGTGACACCAGCAGCTCGTCTCTGCCACATCCTGACTCTGCATAGTCGCACAGTAGAGCCAGAACCGtggctttctgtttttctatgaCACATCCAATTTATGCCCAGCTAGATTCGGTTGAATCGCTCTTGGACGAACTCCCATATATGTTTTATCTGGGCCTGTTTTTTGTCAACGTCCTCATCCTCTACTATGCCTTTCTCATGGAGTACATTGTCCTGAATGTCGGGATAGTATTTCTGCCTGAGGACATGGATCAGGCGCTGGTGGACCTCGGGGTGCTGTCCGACCCGGCCTCTGTCCCCTACGAAACTGACACGGAGTTTGATGTGTTTGAGGGGTATCTGGAGTGACTTGGTGGTCCTGGAGGTAGAAAAAAAGCACGGAGGAGATGGTTCTGATGAAGATGCAGAGGTCTGGGGTAGATTGGGCCAGCACGCTCAATCCCTGGTCATTAATGATGGGAAAACATCCTTCCAATGGGATGATGTTGATGCCTTTGTCTCACTCATACATATCTGTGAAAAAGTAAGCAGAACAcactttatatgttttataaaacagGTATTTGGAACAttaggttattattattattattattattattacatactGAAGTTACCCCACAGGCAAACATCTTCAGCCTCAAAATTCAACCATCtaacaaacctttttttcatGATTATAATTTGAAACTTGTGTCTCACATGTCTTCAGATTGTCAAGGCTCAAAAGAAGGTAACCAGAGGCAGAGATCCAGCAATATGACGACGACTGTGACAGACTGAAGAGCACTGTGCCCTGGAGCAGCTGTCATTCAGTTTGTTGCCATAGCAGTTGACTCCGGGCAGGCACCAGGGGGTCAGCACTGTAACCTCTGTCCACTCTTTCTTTGGACACAGTGGACAATAAAAAGGGAGTACGCTGTGCTGCAGGTTTGGTTGAGACAGCTGTTGAAGTAAGACGAATGTGATCAGAGAAGTGGATGCTTCATGCCGCCCATGTTGCAGCCACTTGGGGTAAAGCAGTCTGGCAGCATTTACTCTGAGCAATTATCCGGGATGTGCAAGATCTTTTAGCTGACTGCACAGGGAAACAAATGAAACCTATTACTTCAAGCTTACTGTGATGTCCAACATAGTGAGACATCTCAGAGGACACGGCAATGAGCAGGGAAATATGTCCTGTGAGTCTGTTGCATACTTATTCACTCACaagacagctttttttttttttttaagtatttgtcCTTTTTAAGTTTTCAGTAGTCATTGCTGCTTTGCAGACTCACTCATCCTACAGATGTAATCAACAATGTGTCTTCTGAGCTCCACCCGTACTGTATGTCTGCTTCAGGGATGTACTCTCTCAGGAGCACAGATAGGGACACTGGCAAGACACTGGAAAACAGATTGTTAAACTACTGGACACAGGAGAGCCCTGAACTTAACTCTCCAATAAATCAGGAACATTGTCCTACACTTGCCAGACTctttactgtaaaacagaaattcTTAAAAGAATCTAGGAAGAGTTAGTTCTtggtttcagcttgttttctgaTCAAATGTCATGTTAGATAATTGGAACTTGCAAAATTGTCCACAAAAACAGACTAGACAGCTGTGATCACAGCTGGACAACTGTGTCAAAATGATCAGTGgcaaagactgaaaaaaaaaaagtcagaaatgATTTGGATGTTTGTTTCCCTGTTTTAATACTGTTAATGTAATATGTGTTACATGTGAtattgattgattattattaGTCAAAACTCAGTTTTATcactttcttctgtttattgattgattgattgatataTTATTTGTTAGGAATTTAGAATTCAGTTTATAAAGTGTATATTCTTGGCAGCAATAATAAACTGGAGTCGAGCAGCAGGGCATAAGATCAAGCATAGAATTAGATAATTATTTCATCCATGTCCTCTGTTTGAAGGTGGATGGGTGGAAGCCACATGTCTGTGACATCTGTGGAAGGGTAGTTGACTTGATTTACTACGTATTTCCAAACCTGGAAAGTATTGTACATACAGTGAGGCTGTGAGGAGAACTTGCAGCCCAGCTAAGCAAACTGTTGGTCTTTGGTGGCTGTACTGAGGAACTACCATTTTCTCCCTGCATACTGTGAGCAGTAACAGTCATCGCAGGGGTTTGATGACCACCAAATAACCAAAAAGCTGTAGAAACAAAATCCATTAaaatatttgcacatgcacgTTTCATACTCTAAACAAGCTTTAGTCCACAGTTTCACATCGTATTTACGACATGACAACCTTTTACCACAGTGACTCTGCTCTGTTCAGATTTTGACAGACCCACATGAATCGGATGGATGACAGTGCAGTTAGATTGTACGTTGGAAATTGGCTGTTCAACTAACATGGATTGTTTGAAAATGATTGTCCATTTGTAAGAAGTCTGGTATCGAGCAATATTTTATGGAGTGTTCAGTGTAAATCAGTATGTCAAGCAGACATTCTATTTTTGGCAACTTatacatttgtcttttctttaaaacCACAGGACATTAAAGCTCAGGAtactaatatttattaaatatgaaaaacatgtttatatagAATGTGGTCAGAACGTCATGTAATCAATACCAAGTAAGGGCTTTCCATAGATGAGCGGTGAAATGGAAATGATGTTAACAGGAtgacatgttttagtttttttaataaaaagaaaactagtgAGGCATCAGTAGCAAGTGAGGCTGCTGATTGGGGAGggattttgttttatatgaaaaCTGTTTATAACTTACTGGTGTTAGTTACAGGTTAATGATGTCCATTTCCCACTTTGTGCAGGCCACAGCATCTTAATTAATTGAAATGTCTATGAGGACTGGGACAGATGAGAGCCTCTGGTTGGGTGTTGTCATCATCATTACCAACATGCATTTAGCCAGCGCTTGTGCCATCCTTCCACATCTGCTTTTTGCAGACATGCACATGCTGAATAAGCTGTAGaggataaaataattttattttccaatGTATTTAATAAACTTTGAGCAAATGCCATTATTGTATTCTCTTTCTTAAGCtcattttgtgttgatgtgtgtaaATGATCTTGAGTTAGGTGAACTTGATTGAGTTGTGATGTTACAGTTTGTCCAGAAGAGAGCACTagagaacaacaacagagcGTGTAATCGTCAGATTCTGACTGTGTTTTGTAAATGAAGCCCTCAGTAGCTCAGACTCTGGTGATCTGGTTGTCAGGTTTGTCTGGCTTGATCCATTCATACATTAACCAaatttttattaattcaattagCACTGTAATTGTAATTCCATTCTTGTAATTGTAATTCCATTCTTATGTGTTTCATATAAACACGCGCACAAAATAAGACGGTTGCGTAGTCCTTCACCAGATCCAAATGTTAAAACTTGAAGATACCTGTGGTGTTTGTTCTCATATGTATTTTAGGTTATTTTTACTTTGGGAAACTTACCAGAAAAACATTAGAAACGCCAAAAAGTATCCATCAATCTGCCAAAACACTGGACTATAAATTTCTACTAATGTGACTCAACAGACTTCCTGTCTGGgcacatgtttgtgtctttcaaaCTCTACACCGACCCACACTTGGTTTCTtacaactgtttttattcaaaatatCAAGAGTACAGTCTGGATTTCTGTCCCTTGTTAGTCATTATATCAAAATAGGCAAAGTTTGCCTTCACTTAGTACAAAACCTCAAAATTTATTgcagacaaatgtttttaaaggtcAGTCTGCTTCAAAATAGAGAACGGAAAGTGTTAGAAGGAAGTGAAAAGAAGCTTTTAATACACTTGTGAATTCAGTAAACTTGAAATGATCAGTCGAAATACGTCAGAACAGAACTTCTATCCAACAGCAACATGAAACAAACTACTTTTTATtaaacagtattaaagtgcGACATGGTTGAATACAACATTATGTAGGACATAAAGCACAGTATACCATTTAGGTATTGACAGAAAAAATACATCACCGGCACAgcttaatataaaaaatagctaatataaaaaaatatagtgCAATTGTGTGTATCAAGCTTTACCAAGCTCCCATACCATAGAACAGGGCTGTGTACACAGTGTAGGACAGAAGAATTCATTATTGCCTTCTAGCACTGGGTGGCATCTTCCAAAGGGTCTGGAAAGATGAACTGTCATCTAAAGCAGCAAATAACTGTCAAGTTTGATTTGTGTTAGTGCActgcctctctctttgtctgtcatATATGTCTCTCGCTTTGTTTGCCAGCAAAATAGTGTAGTGTTAACACGTATGTACATGCATTATGTACAAGAGAAgcatggttaaaataaaaaacatttcagtaaagaggttttgtattgttttaatgCCAAAGGATCCGGCTGTCCTGCTGCTGTAGTCTCTCAAATGCTCCACATGGAATACACTGGTTCCACAACCTGCAATgagatgagaagaaagaaacgAGAACAAGGTGAGTAAAAAGACAGAAGGAAGTGGTACAGCATGCTACTGATAAATGATAACATACACTTAAGATCCAAAGACACAGGCAAGGAACACAGCAATGATCGCACTTTCACATGGGTTCAAATGCAGCTTTCTCACCTCAAAGTTTTAAGTTTGTGACAGTTTCTCAGACTGGCTCCAAGGCTCTGTGCACCAACGTCCGTCAGTTTGTTATACTTCACACTatcaaacacaatgaaatgaatTCAGAATTGTCCAGATATGTCTCTTCTGATATACCTACTGTACAGACTGTTAAATCTCTTGCATCTAATCACACATCCTGGCTATTTATAAACACATCCAGTTGCTATAAATGTGACATATGTAGACTTACTCAAGATGAGTGAGAGAAGACATGTGTGGGAGGACAGCTGCTAAACTCTCTGCCCCTTCGTCAGAAATCACATTACTATagagactggaaaaaaaacagcacgAGGGAGAGGGAAGTGAAATTCTGAGggtttacagtatgtgccaCTGTATCATGTGCTGTGGTtgctgtaggtgtgtgtatgtctatAAATACATACCTTAAACAGTGCAGTTTGGGTAGGTCCCTGAGTGTGGATGCCAGTTTGTTTATCCCATGGTCTCCTATACAATTCTCTGACAGACTGGAAACCagcaggggaaaaaataaacttagTTTTACACGTGCAGTGTGTAAATAACTTGTAGTAGAATAATAACCAGTGTGTTTTCTGAACTAAATAGAACAAGGTCAACATCTTTTACTCACTTGAGTATCTCCAGGGAAGAGAGTGAAGCCAAAGCATCAGCAAGCTTCTCCGCTCCTTTGTCCCCTATCTTACTATTATCTAGACtgaagaaggagagagcaggagCAAGTGTGAGACACTAGaagcatatacacacacagacgtggTGGAAGAGCTACTGAAAAGTACTGCACGTAAGGAGTATACTTACTCCAAGTGCTGTAGGTTGTGTAGACCGGGAAGGAGCTCCCAGAGCTTTGGAAGGGCAAGAGGACCTTTATCTGGGTCAAGCCTGAAGAAGAACACATCACCACTatcaacaccatcatcatcacaatcatcatcttcatcatcagaaTTCAAATACCACAGCTACTTACTCAAACTCTAGCTTATGTAGTTCTTGGACAGCTGGGACTCCGTCCGCCAGGATGGACAGTGATAGGCTGGAACTACAAGTACAACACACACGTCAGTGACCAGTCACTTTGTATAGTGcaacatgtgtgtatgtgtgtgtgtgtgtgtgtgtgtgtgtgtgtgtgtgtgtgtgtgtatgtgtggtgcaCTACCTGTCTGACAGTCTCCTCTGCATATGGATGTTGACCAGCTTGGCCAGGTGCTCTATGTGGCAAACCTGTGTGGCTTTCAGAGGTTGGATCTTGAATTTGGAGACCGCCCCTTGTAGGAGCCCCTCCTCACCACTCTCCTCTAGCTGCTCCCATAGCGTGATAACATCAGCAATGCACGCCCTGGGGGGACAACCAAAGCTTGAGTTTAGGGCATATGACATTGGCGTAAATGAACTCTGATGAGGGAATAACTATTATATCTCACTTCAATCTACAGTGTATTGAAATGAGATATGTGCAGTAATCAGTACCTGtatgtgttgatgttgttgagTCCCACCAGTGCTCTGAGTCCAGAAACACGTATCCCAGAATCCTCCAGATCCAAGGTGAAACTTCTACCATCAGTTCCACCCCTTTCGAGAACTTTCTGCGCTGTGAACACATCTGGTGGATTGAGTGGGACTCCGTGAAATGTCAGGACTTCTGGAAGATTTGCTGCCAGATGAGTGAGCAGACTGGTGCTGCCAGGGTCTCTTCTGTCTTCACCATGCGTGAAACTTGCCTCATAAACATAGTTACACACCTCCAGGGCTTGGGCAGGACTCAGGTCACCATAGGAGAGACCTTCAAGGTGTTTTTTTACTAAAGCCTGCTTGCTGACCAACATATCTCTGAAAGCTGCCTCTGTGTTTGAGCGAAGCCTGTGCAGCTCCGTTCTGTTGTGAAACAGGAGACCAACAGCGAATCGCTGAGTGAGCTCATACTCTTCTCTCTGAGGTCTTCGGCGTACCTTTGGACCAGATTGGAAAGGGAGGGTCTGGATGAAGTTGCGGTCTGATACATTCCTAGGGAAACCGAAAGTAACATTGAGTTAGGGAAATTCACACAGGGTCAGGTactgaaagtaaaaactaaaagaaactgggaatgttctttcattttcaatCTAACAAAGAGAACTGAAGATGAAGTTTCAGCATGAAAGTTGTCATAGTTATTCTAacaatggatttatttttaccttgaCAAAGACAGATGGACCCCTGCCAGGTAACTCTGCAAGAAAGGGTTGGCCCATAACAAAATGTTGTCATCATTGGCATCAGTGATCTCGGTGTCAGGCTTTCCTcggtttcttttcctttctcctttctctcctttctctcctcccattTCATCTTtatcctctcttcctcctccttcatcctcACCATTTGACGCAAATGGTCTAGTCCTCAGAAGGCGAGAGAGGAAGACCCCCATCCTGAGGCCAAAGTTCCTGAGTTTGACAGATAGTGTCCGCCCCGTGGGAAGGATGGAGGAGTTGGCCTTGACCCCCTCCCAGGCCAAAGAGCTCAGTTGTAACAgtaactctctctcctctgttctaTCCTCCTCACTTTGAAcatccttcctctcctctccattcACTTCGTCTCCATCTTTCTCCGGCTCTTGTGTTTTCCTTGTTCTTTGTGTACGAGAGCGAGTACGAACCTGTGCTCTGGACTTTGTCCGAGTATTGCTTGAGACTTGTTTCTTAGTTTCTTCTACAGATTGCACAGATGtatgtgtttggtgtgtgctCCTACAATTTTCCATTTTAAGACGAAGCACTTGATGGCAGAGCCCAGTTAAAGTTCTCGGTAGGACCTCCGAACTTTTAGACTGTTCTAAAACTAAGCACACCAATCGGCACAGTCCGGGGTTCCAACACAGGAGATGTAGATAGCTGCAGTTTTTTAAGGAGTCCAAAGCAGACGTTCTCAGGGCAGGATCATTGAAGTACTGCGACAAATATGTCTCCACATCTGTGGGGCTGAATCCACACACCTCAAGAAAGCTATCCGCCCGCCGCAAAAGCTGGTTGGCGTTTCCTTTTGGACGTGTAGAGAGTAGAAGAGTGCAGCCTGGAAGAAGGACCCTCTGAAGTATGGCAGCGTACAACTGTCTAACTGTGTACGTCTGCGCTTTACTGTCTTTCTGCAATGATGTTATCAAGTCCTTTTCTTGATTCTGCAGCAGAATTTCATAGTCCCGCAACTCATGAAACCCATCGAAAATGATGAGCACACGCTTAGGGGCTGCAAGTATCTGAGCAAACACTGACTCAGCATCCATGCAAGGAGGAGCAAAAGAGGAGAGGTTTAGTAGGAGGGTCTGAAGGCTCTGGGTCGGCTCTGTTAAAGTGAGGGCTTTGCCATCTAATAAGAAGACAAAGTCAAACTGTGGGAAGCAATCTCTGGACCAATCAAAACACAGCTTCCTGATCATGGTGGTTTTCCCTATGCCTGCATTGCCAAATAGCAATATGTAGCTTTTGGGTTTGTCTCCACAGGAGCCATCAAAGATCTGAAAAGAACAAGGTAGAACATACAGGTGCTAGTTAGTGGCAGTAAGTGCTTTCAGAGtcataaacaaaactaaatacagCTATAATAATACTGAGTTTGACTGTTTTCagaagcagcacaaacagccATTTGTTTTATCTAAGTTTGGTCCAGTGAAAGTGAAACTCTTACCTGACTTTGCCCCAATAAGCTTTTTTGCCGATCTGTAGCTCCCAGGATGATTAGCTCCTTGTCCAGgcacttgtttgtgttttttccagagCGAAGATTTTCTCTCGGGCTCACTTTCCTATCCACGTAATGAGAAGCCAGGCTAAGACCTTCCTCTATGTCCTG of Anabas testudineus chromosome 8, fAnaTes1.2, whole genome shotgun sequence contains these proteins:
- the ciita gene encoding MHC class II transactivator isoform X1, translating into MVQFEEVLDGVRLALTWASATEIRALLRGLVEEEIMSEAYSKSLSLHRLIEGFTPKRIHSEPGCKPAPVETFELSESGEFDFSDHNLTHLESVLLVDELDRLTSWTNMNPLDGQILDGHNQKCVQELREGPTMDRHYLNHRIGSTPILCDIQCSFRINDEMQDLLRSAESMQKPVSDSETTDEGNSDDAREWLEKVEEAARRIAVPLWQHWDRGRKMLLPLVPSKNTGCTTNENTETDSGAQCLALKMDEETELAVACRTLGLYADNFGEEDVRNTNFDNRVDTEGAIDTLEEHFFSMTGSVATTGLNADHFNSYRAAGSLSPVEACTATDRLEDYLSATEDLLCLTSNAQCGTDAGFIDVADLLSPCTLKDTLTVAQDNSFCSNTHHSTTLDTCLEHDSYAIIRSADLKPDFENKMDEERVDYTCDAKMQEEDQDPLLPNEFGDLPDDLSEFMNEKYLMEAEELFGDLLSCEDFNNFSDVPMLELLSPDSQQQRHNNKRTSESNNRRKRQRAARSQPCNDEDTPSKPKRHRAAGRPKTKEAQAEPVVPPNTDTGLELSPAQMPGLTTPSPRILHLSPPIRLAFAIPDRSGWISPPVLFPFPNAAAPPTYILVPASPPPCKPQVPPLSPVDGAVVPVQRCSSPKGSDTASKAVPPPPLSPVHEISPCKESPLPQSPTVIDIPQAVKDYIQEAKSHISHMCQDIEEGLSLASHYVDRKVSPRENLRSGKNTNKCLDKELIILGATDRQKSLLGQSQIFDGSCGDKPKSYILLFGNAGIGKTTMIRKLCFDWSRDCFPQFDFVFLLDGKALTLTEPTQSLQTLLLNLSSFAPPCMDAESVFAQILAAPKRVLIIFDGFHELRDYEILLQNQEKDLITSLQKDSKAQTYTVRQLYAAILQRVLLPGCTLLLSTRPKGNANQLLRRADSFLEVCGFSPTDVETYLSQYFNDPALRTSALDSLKNCSYLHLLCWNPGLCRLVCLVLEQSKSSEVLPRTLTGLCHQVLRLKMENCRSTHQTHTSVQSVEETKKQVSSNTRTKSRAQVRTRSRTQRTRKTQEPEKDGDEVNGEERKDVQSEEDRTEERELLLQLSSLAWEGVKANSSILPTGRTLSVKLRNFGLRMGVFLSRLLRTRPFASNGEDEGGGREDKDEMGGEKGEKGERKRNRGKPDTEITDANDDNILLWANPFLQSYLAGVHLSLSRNVSDRNFIQTLPFQSGPKVRRRPQREEYELTQRFAVGLLFHNRTELHRLRSNTEAAFRDMLVSKQALVKKHLEGLSYGDLSPAQALEVCNYVYEASFTHGEDRRDPGSTSLLTHLAANLPEVLTFHGVPLNPPDVFTAQKVLERGGTDGRSFTLDLEDSGIRVSGLRALVGLNNINTYRACIADVITLWEQLEESGEEGLLQGAVSKFKIQPLKATQVCHIEHLAKLVNIHMQRRLSDSSSLSLSILADGVPAVQELHKLEFELDPDKGPLALPKLWELLPGLHNLQHLDLDNSKIGDKGAEKLADALASLSSLEILNLSENCIGDHGINKLASTLRDLPKLHCLSLYSNVISDEGAESLAAVLPHMSSLTHLDVKYNKLTDVGAQSLGASLRNCHKLKTLRLWNQCIPCGAFERLQQQDSRILWH
- the dexi gene encoding dexamethasone-induced protein homolog; this translates as MTHPIYAQLDSVESLLDELPYMFYLGLFFVNVLILYYAFLMEYIVLNVGIVFLPEDMDQALVDLGVLSDPASVPYETDTEFDVFEGYLE
- the ciita gene encoding MHC class II transactivator isoform X2; the encoded protein is MRIYRTGTSSTGQRTRASASTSADAKMQEEDQDPLLPNEFGDLPDDLSEFMNEKYLMEAEELFGDLLSCEDFNNFSDVPMLELLSPDSQQQRHNNKRTSESNNRRKRQRAARSQPCNDEDTPSKPKRHRAAGRPKTKEAQAEPVVPPNTDTGLELSPAQMPGLTTPSPRILHLSPPIRLAFAIPDRSGWISPPVLFPFPNAAAPPTYILVPASPPPCKPQVPPLSPVDGAVVPVQRCSSPKGSDTASKAVPPPPLSPVHEISPCKESPLPQSPTVIDIPQAVKDYIQEAKSHISHMCQDIEEGLSLASHYVDRKVSPRENLRSGKNTNKCLDKELIILGATDRQKSLLGQSQIFDGSCGDKPKSYILLFGNAGIGKTTMIRKLCFDWSRDCFPQFDFVFLLDGKALTLTEPTQSLQTLLLNLSSFAPPCMDAESVFAQILAAPKRVLIIFDGFHELRDYEILLQNQEKDLITSLQKDSKAQTYTVRQLYAAILQRVLLPGCTLLLSTRPKGNANQLLRRADSFLEVCGFSPTDVETYLSQYFNDPALRTSALDSLKNCSYLHLLCWNPGLCRLVCLVLEQSKSSEVLPRTLTGLCHQVLRLKMENCRSTHQTHTSVQSVEETKKQVSSNTRTKSRAQVRTRSRTQRTRKTQEPEKDGDEVNGEERKDVQSEEDRTEERELLLQLSSLAWEGVKANSSILPTGRTLSVKLRNFGLRMGVFLSRLLRTRPFASNGEDEGGGREDKDEMGGEKGEKGERKRNRGKPDTEITDANDDNILLWANPFLQSYLAGVHLSLSRNVSDRNFIQTLPFQSGPKVRRRPQREEYELTQRFAVGLLFHNRTELHRLRSNTEAAFRDMLVSKQALVKKHLEGLSYGDLSPAQALEVCNYVYEASFTHGEDRRDPGSTSLLTHLAANLPEVLTFHGVPLNPPDVFTAQKVLERGGTDGRSFTLDLEDSGIRVSGLRALVGLNNINTYRACIADVITLWEQLEESGEEGLLQGAVSKFKIQPLKATQVCHIEHLAKLVNIHMQRRLSDSSSLSLSILADGVPAVQELHKLEFELDPDKGPLALPKLWELLPGLHNLQHLDLDNSKIGDKGAEKLADALASLSSLEILNLSENCIGDHGINKLASTLRDLPKLHCLSLYSNVISDEGAESLAAVLPHMSSLTHLDVKYNKLTDVGAQSLGASLRNCHKLKTLRLWNQCIPCGAFERLQQQDSRILWH